A single genomic interval of Camelina sativa cultivar DH55 chromosome 11, Cs, whole genome shotgun sequence harbors:
- the LOC109127347 gene encoding uncharacterized protein LOC109127347: MEDLEEEFFVSFVYGFNLVADRKPLWEDLKNHHDSPIFSNKPWMSYGDFNEILKAEEHSCYDTGPSIPVGMRDFQEVVSYCSLSDMQSHGPFFTWCNKRDDAALICKKLDRVLVNDSWLTEFAQSYSVFEAGGCSDHLRCRIQIGVEKQHTRKPFKFTNALVSDANFLPLVQAHWDITEPLFHSTTATYRFSKKLKTLKPAIKNLSKSRLRDLSKQTKAAFDRLCKLQLEVFLNPVGLAMRTESVAYHKWMHLSGLEERFLKQRSKLHWLKVGDGNNKVFHRAVKIRQARNAMKEILRLDGVIVDSQEEMKAEAERYFHEFLTHKPSYFTGSLGHHRASVSFHYSNIPFFQKTENSKAGNQKSE, translated from the exons ATGGAAGACCTGGAGGAAGAGTTCTTCgtgtcttttgtttatggttttaatcttGTGGCTGATAGAAAGCCTCTATGGGAGGATCTGAAAAATCACCACGACTCGcctatattttcaaataaaccaTGGATGAGCTATGGCGATTTTAATGAAATTCTGAAGGCGGAGGAACACTCTTGTTATGATACAGGTCCATCCATACCGGTGGGGATGAGGGATTTTCAAGAAGTAGTTTCTTATTGTTCCTTGAGTGATATGCAATCTCATGGGCCATTTTTTACTTGGTGCAATAAACGAGATGATGCTGCACTTATCTGTAAGAAACTTGATCGTGTTCTAGTCAACGACTCATGGCTTACTGAATTTGCGCAGTCTTACAGTGTTTTTGAGGCTGGGGGATGTTCTGACCATCTCCGGTGTAGGATTCAGATTGGTGTGGAGAAGCAACACACGAGAAAACCATTTAAGTTTACAAACGCTTTGGTTTCTGATGCGAATTTTCTGCCACTGGTTCAGGCTCACTGGGACATCACAGAGCCTCTGTTTCATTCTACTACAGCAACATACCGTTTTtccaaaaaactgaaaactctAAAGCCGGCAATCAAAAATCTGAGTAAGAGTCGCCTTAGAGATCTATCCAAGCAAACCAAAGCAGCCTTTGATCGTTTATGTAAACTACAACTTGAGGTTTTTCTGAATCCCGTGGGTTTGGCAATGAGGACTGAATCGGTTGCTTATCATAAATGGATGCACCTTTCGGGCTTAGAGGAACGTTTTTTGAAGCAACGTTCTAAGTTACATTGGTTGAAGGTGGGGGATGGCAACAATAAGGTGTTTCATAGGGCTGTAAAAATTAGACAAGCGAGAAATGCGATGAAGGAGATACTCCGCCTTGATGGTGTAATAGTTGATTCTCAGGAAGAGATGAAGGCGGAAGCAGAGCGATATTTTCATGAGTTTCTTACACATAAACCATCCTATTTTACAG GCTCACTGGGACATCACAGAGCCTCTGTTTCATTCCACTACAGCAACATACCGTTTTtccaaaaaactgaaaactctAAAGCCGGCAATCAAAAATCTGAGTAA
- the LOC104724281 gene encoding LOW QUALITY PROTEIN: expansin-A25-like (The sequence of the model RefSeq protein was modified relative to this genomic sequence to represent the inferred CDS: inserted 1 base in 1 codon): MKLLDKMIYVDXFMIITVTWFVSISHGQIGDVAEAPGNPTIGLDTSWYDARATFYGDIHGGGTQQGACGYGDLNKQGFGLATAALSTTLFNDGYTCGACYEIMCTRDPQWCLPGSITVTATNFCPPDYTKTKDIWCNPPQRHFDLSQPMFLKIAKYKAGVVPVRYRRVPCVKAGGVKFEIKGNPNFLTIFSYNVGGAGDIKFMQIKGTRTGWITMSKNWGQNWTTGFVLTGQGLSLRITTRDGVSKDFTNVIPPNWGFGQTFDGKSNF; encoded by the exons ATGAAACTCTTAgacaaaatgatatatgtag GTTTTATGATAATAACGGTGACATGGTTCGTGTCCATAAGTCATGGTCAGATTGGTGATGTAGCCGAAGCACCCGGCAACCCAACCATCGGACTCGACACTTCTTGGTATGACGCACGAGCCACATTTTACGGTGATATCCATGGTGGAGGCACTCAAC AGGGAGCTTGTGGTTACGGTGATCTAAACAAACAAGGTTTTGGTCTAGCCACAGCAGCATTGAGCACGACACTCTTCAACGATGGGTACACATGCGGGGCTTGTTACGAGATCATGTGCACGCGTGATCCACAATGGTGTTTGCCCGGATCCATCACGGTCACAGCAACAAATTTCTGTCCACCAGATTACACCAAAACTAAAGACATTTGGTGTAACCCACCACAAAGACACTTTGATCTCTCCCAACCAATGTTCCTCAAGATCGCCAAATACAAAGCCGGGGTTGTCCCAGTTAGATACAGACGTGTTCCTTGTGTGAAGGCCGGTGGTGTCAAATTTGAAATCAAaggaaaccctaatttcttaacaatattttcatataatgttGGCGGAGCCGGAGATATTAAGTTCATGCAAATTAAGGGAACTAGGACCGGATGGATAACAATGAGCAAGAATTGGGGACAAAACTGGACCACTGGTTTTGTACTGACCGGTCAGGGTTTATCATTGAGGATTACAACAAGAGATGGGGTTTCAAAAGACTTTACTAATGTGATTCCACCGAATTGGGGATTTGGTCAAACTTTTGATGGGAAAagtaacttttaa